A genomic segment from Paenibacillus sp. FSL K6-1096 encodes:
- a CDS encoding M23 family metallopeptidase, producing MKRQRGKPIKLLVMREAGQPVKQVQISKPLAMALPAAAALSISSLVTSMHIHASRSIAELEAEAAALSLTNIRMEMKVADKEEALQQLRGQVTELSEEAENIKDKLKSVTELEQQLQSLIGQEEASSSDSGKEAGKQSNGNKTSALPPGADSGPSSLNATAAASAGTFGKVSRLSAGPFIQEQPTTRLAARPAAASPAAEFRVKLAAALLPAAGQPQVGGEYIAVYEQDPQKLVQDTRDDFQEIHSLLDEMIDSISSTITEARKVNTQRANLQAKQAQEAKARLARTVMWPTGSKVITSSFGYRTDPFKGVSAYHSGIDIAGKIGDPVYAALGGEVIAAERLGARGKYIAVRHDNGLETLYMHLDQMLVSPGDQIVKGQQIGMLGNTGRSTGPHLHFQVVKQNQPVNPLNYVKP from the coding sequence ATGAAACGTCAGCGTGGTAAACCGATTAAGCTGCTTGTTATGCGTGAAGCCGGACAGCCTGTGAAGCAGGTCCAGATCTCCAAGCCGCTGGCAATGGCCTTGCCGGCCGCCGCTGCATTGTCCATCTCCAGTCTGGTCACCTCCATGCACATCCATGCCTCCCGGTCCATCGCCGAGCTGGAGGCTGAAGCCGCTGCATTGTCGCTGACCAATATCCGCATGGAGATGAAGGTCGCCGACAAGGAAGAAGCGCTGCAGCAGCTGCGCGGCCAGGTGACCGAGCTCTCCGAGGAAGCGGAGAATATCAAAGACAAGCTGAAGAGCGTCACTGAGCTGGAGCAGCAGCTGCAATCGCTGATCGGACAGGAGGAGGCCTCCTCCTCCGATTCCGGCAAGGAGGCGGGTAAACAGAGCAACGGCAATAAGACCTCCGCCTTGCCTCCGGGAGCGGACAGCGGGCCGTCCAGCTTGAACGCTACGGCTGCGGCCTCCGCCGGAACCTTCGGCAAAGTCAGCCGGCTTAGCGCAGGCCCGTTCATTCAGGAGCAGCCGACCACCCGTTTGGCAGCCCGTCCGGCAGCCGCTTCGCCTGCCGCCGAATTCCGGGTGAAGCTGGCTGCTGCCCTGCTGCCCGCTGCAGGGCAGCCCCAGGTCGGCGGAGAGTATATCGCTGTCTATGAACAGGACCCGCAGAAGCTGGTTCAGGACACACGGGACGACTTTCAGGAGATTCACAGCCTGCTAGATGAGATGATCGACAGCATCTCCTCCACGATTACAGAGGCCCGTAAGGTGAACACCCAGCGGGCTAATCTTCAGGCGAAGCAGGCACAGGAGGCCAAGGCCCGGCTGGCCCGGACCGTCATGTGGCCCACCGGATCGAAGGTCATTACTTCAAGCTTCGGCTACCGCACCGACCCGTTCAAGGGAGTCTCGGCCTACCATTCCGGTATCGATATTGCCGGCAAAATCGGCGATCCCGTCTATGCCGCGCTCGGCGGTGAGGTGATCGCTGCGGAGCGGCTGGGCGCCAGAGGCAAATACATCGCGGTGCGGCATGACAACGGACTGGAGACCTTGTACATGCATTTGGACCAGATGCTGGTCTCGCCCGGAGATCAGATTGTTAAAGGACAGCAGATCGGGATGCTGGGCAATACCGGACGCAGTACAGGCCCTCACCTCCATTTTCAGGTGGTGAAGCAGAACCAGCCGGTGAATCCGCTGAACTATGTCAAGCCTTGA
- the cls gene encoding cardiolipin synthase: MRIFALILCIFIVQLAVILILEFRRPQRALAWICITFCCPPLGLLFYYALGRDYRQSRRLGRRCVSLQREIRAHVAGKIHMVKEAADTGNRAFAGRPELLHLLSGLAGSPLTQHNDCQVFSGTREAYEAMLEAMEQAHENIHMEFYIFREDGIGRQFQQVMIRKARQGVRVRLLCDGLGSHKLSRRFVKELGAAGVQVYFFLPPLTSLLDRRFNYRNHRKILVVDGRTGFTGGMNIGDDYLGKDPKMGFWRDTHLRLEGDAVYHLQYVFLRDWRLAAGETMSHPRFFPRHSCAGREVVQIVAGGPDGPIDATQEMFFASICAAKQRIWITSPYFIPDPAIQRALKHAVLSGVDVRMIIPAKPDNRVVYYATLSYLEDLQDAGVKFYRYTRGFMHAKVMIVDHLLALVGSANLDMRSFYSNFELTAVLLGPERIAGLAEDFSRDLAHSEYIDPQRFRERGKNVKRLESLCKLLSPLL, encoded by the coding sequence ATGAGGATATTTGCCTTGATCTTATGTATTTTTATTGTGCAGCTGGCTGTGATCCTAATTCTGGAGTTCCGGCGCCCGCAACGGGCTTTGGCCTGGATCTGCATCACCTTCTGCTGTCCGCCGCTCGGACTGCTATTCTATTATGCCCTGGGAAGAGATTACCGCCAGAGCCGCCGGCTTGGCCGGAGATGCGTGTCTCTGCAGCGGGAGATCCGTGCCCATGTGGCCGGCAAGATTCATATGGTCAAGGAAGCGGCGGATACGGGAAACCGCGCTTTTGCCGGGCGGCCGGAGCTGCTTCACCTGCTCTCCGGGCTGGCCGGGAGCCCGCTGACGCAGCATAATGACTGTCAGGTATTCTCAGGCACCCGCGAAGCTTATGAGGCCATGCTGGAAGCGATGGAGCAGGCGCACGAGAATATCCACATGGAATTCTACATCTTCCGGGAGGACGGGATCGGCAGGCAATTCCAGCAGGTGATGATCCGCAAGGCGCGCCAGGGAGTACGGGTCCGGCTGCTGTGCGACGGGCTGGGCAGCCATAAGCTGAGCCGGAGATTTGTGAAGGAGCTGGGGGCTGCGGGCGTCCAGGTCTATTTTTTTCTGCCTCCGCTGACCTCGCTTCTGGACCGCCGCTTCAATTACCGCAATCACCGCAAAATCCTCGTAGTCGACGGCCGGACCGGCTTCACCGGAGGGATGAACATAGGCGATGATTATCTCGGCAAAGACCCGAAGATGGGCTTCTGGCGGGATACCCATCTGCGCCTGGAAGGGGATGCGGTGTATCATCTGCAATATGTGTTTCTCCGGGACTGGAGGCTGGCCGCAGGTGAGACTATGAGCCATCCCCGGTTTTTTCCGCGCCATAGCTGTGCGGGACGGGAGGTGGTACAGATTGTTGCCGGAGGTCCGGACGGGCCCATCGATGCTACGCAGGAGATGTTCTTTGCATCTATCTGTGCGGCGAAGCAGCGGATCTGGATCACCTCACCGTATTTCATCCCGGACCCGGCCATTCAGCGGGCCTTGAAGCATGCGGTGCTTAGCGGAGTGGACGTGCGGATGATTATTCCGGCGAAGCCCGATAACCGGGTGGTCTACTATGCAACGCTGTCGTACCTGGAGGATCTGCAGGATGCAGGGGTGAAATTTTACCGCTATACCAGAGGGTTCATGCATGCCAAAGTGATGATTGTCGATCATCTGCTGGCCTTGGTCGGCAGTGCCAATCTGGATATGCGCAGCTTCTATTCCAACTTCGAGCTGACGGCGGTTCTGCTTGGGCCGGAGCGGATTGCCGGGCTGGCGGAAGACTTCAGCAGGGATCTGGCACATAGTGAATATATTGATCCGCAGCGCTTTCGGGAGAGAGGGAAGAATGTCAAACGGTTAGAAAGCCTGTGTAAGCTCTTATCGCCGCTATTATGA
- a CDS encoding YitT family protein — MTVSQHVFTGEEQKKPQKSGAIKTARLAQRVVMIVIGAFMMSVALEIFLVPNKLIDGGITGVSIMLSDIFHIPLGILLTLLNLPFLVIGYKQIGKTFALSTLFAVVVMSIGTQLLHPVHPITVEPLLAAVFGGVILGVGVGLVVRYGGSLDGTEIVAILIAKRLPFSVGEVVMFFNVFILSSAGFVFGWNNAMFSLIAYYIAFKLIDITLEGLDQSKSVWIISDKFRDIGEALTERLGRGVTYLDGEGGFSGDNKKVIFVVITRLEEAKLKSIVEDWDSDAFIAIGNIHDVKGGRFKKKAIH; from the coding sequence ATGACTGTAAGCCAACATGTCTTTACGGGTGAGGAGCAGAAGAAGCCGCAGAAATCCGGGGCGATCAAGACCGCAAGGCTGGCCCAGCGGGTTGTCATGATTGTCATCGGTGCGTTCATGATGTCTGTCGCGCTTGAAATTTTTCTCGTTCCCAACAAGTTGATTGACGGCGGAATAACCGGTGTTTCCATTATGTTGTCCGATATTTTCCATATACCGCTTGGTATCCTGCTGACCCTGCTTAACCTGCCGTTTCTGGTTATCGGGTATAAGCAGATCGGCAAGACCTTTGCCTTATCTACACTCTTTGCAGTCGTTGTAATGTCCATTGGTACACAGCTGCTTCATCCGGTGCATCCGATTACTGTTGAACCGCTGCTGGCCGCAGTCTTCGGCGGGGTCATCCTCGGCGTCGGGGTCGGACTGGTTGTCCGTTACGGCGGATCGCTGGACGGTACTGAAATTGTTGCTATTCTTATCGCCAAAAGGCTTCCGTTCTCTGTAGGAGAAGTCGTCATGTTCTTCAACGTATTTATTCTGTCCAGCGCAGGCTTTGTGTTCGGCTGGAATAATGCGATGTTCTCGCTTATTGCCTACTATATCGCTTTTAAGCTGATTGATATTACACTTGAAGGTCTGGATCAGTCGAAGTCCGTATGGATTATCAGTGATAAGTTCCGTGATATCGGCGAAGCCTTGACGGAGCGCCTGGGCCGCGGGGTTACCTACCTGGACGGTGAAGGCGGGTTCTCCGGCGATAACAAGAAAGTGATCTTTGTCGTCATTACCCGGCTGGAGGAAGCCAAGCTGAAGTCGATTGTGGAGGATTGGGATTCCGACGCCTTCATCGCCATCGGCAACATCCATGATGTCAAAGGCGGCCGCTTCAAAAAGAAAGCCATTCATTAG
- the ligD gene encoding non-homologous end-joining DNA ligase has translation MPQKVKGTITADGHEIVITNPDKPLWPEQGITKQIYLQKLAILSPYLLRYCRDRLLTVIRYPHGVPGMSFYQKNAPEPLPEFVRTAEQDGITYIVLQGLPELLWLGNLAALEFHPSLHYVGSPLPCEWMIDLDPSQEVEPRIMEAAFLVGEVLRSLGLQSVPKTSGATGVQIIVPILPGVTFDGLRRVGHFVGRYVTEKRPDLFTLERLKKHRGDKIYFDYLQHYGGKTLAAPYTPRARPLATVSTPLLWEEVQRDVKPADYHLLNIGERLDRLGDLIAQVPPQPVEAIIAKLP, from the coding sequence ATGCCGCAGAAGGTTAAAGGCACCATTACCGCTGACGGACATGAGATCGTCATTACGAATCCGGATAAGCCGCTGTGGCCGGAGCAGGGCATCACCAAGCAGATTTACCTGCAAAAGCTCGCCATCCTCTCCCCTTACCTGCTGCGTTATTGCAGGGACAGGCTGCTTACGGTGATCCGTTATCCCCATGGCGTGCCCGGGATGTCCTTCTACCAGAAGAACGCTCCCGAGCCGCTGCCGGAATTCGTCCGCACGGCTGAGCAGGACGGCATCACCTATATTGTCCTGCAGGGTCTGCCGGAGCTGCTCTGGCTCGGGAATCTGGCTGCGCTTGAATTTCATCCTTCCCTGCATTATGTAGGCAGTCCCCTGCCCTGCGAATGGATGATCGATCTGGACCCCTCCCAGGAGGTGGAGCCGCGGATTATGGAAGCAGCCTTTCTGGTCGGGGAGGTACTGAGGTCGCTTGGACTGCAATCCGTCCCCAAAACCTCTGGGGCAACCGGCGTACAGATCATCGTCCCCATCCTGCCGGGCGTCACCTTCGACGGCCTGCGCCGGGTTGGCCATTTCGTCGGCCGTTATGTTACCGAGAAGCGGCCGGATCTGTTCACGCTCGAACGCCTCAAGAAACACCGCGGAGACAAAATCTATTTCGATTATCTCCAGCACTACGGCGGCAAGACTCTCGCTGCCCCCTATACCCCGCGTGCCCGGCCGCTGGCGACAGTCTCAACCCCGCTGCTGTGGGAAGAAGTGCAGCGGGATGTCAAGCCTGCCGATTACCATCTGCTGAATATCGGGGAGCGGCTGGACCGGCTGGGCGATCTGATCGCCCAGGTCCCCCCGCAGCCGGTTGAAGCGATTATCGCCAAGCTCCCCTGA
- a CDS encoding RNA polymerase sigma factor codes for MEHLVARVQSGEVEVYGQIVEAVQQPMYRYCCRLLSNPAEAEDAVQEILVKAYQHIGQYRPLVSFSSWLYRIAYHHCLQVIRQRQRHRRLLTLLRPQKYVESPEQRMDRYLFDEPLAVALSRLKAEERSLLVLRIFEEQSFADIAVILGKNTEAVKKRYQRTIVKLADLLQAQREGEEQWTSASLLKKKG; via the coding sequence ATGGAGCACCTCGTAGCCCGGGTGCAGAGCGGCGAAGTGGAGGTGTACGGGCAGATCGTTGAGGCTGTTCAGCAGCCGATGTACCGTTACTGCTGCCGTCTGCTCAGCAATCCGGCCGAGGCGGAGGATGCCGTGCAGGAGATTCTGGTGAAGGCTTATCAGCATATAGGCCAGTACCGTCCGCTGGTCAGCTTCTCTTCATGGCTCTATAGAATCGCTTACCATCATTGCCTCCAGGTTATCCGCCAGCGCCAGCGGCACCGCCGTCTGCTGACGCTGCTGCGGCCGCAGAAATACGTGGAAAGCCCGGAGCAGCGGATGGACCGCTATCTGTTCGATGAACCGCTCGCCGTGGCGCTTTCCCGGCTGAAGGCAGAGGAACGGAGCCTGCTGGTGCTGCGGATTTTTGAAGAGCAGAGCTTTGCGGACATCGCTGTGATTCTCGGCAAGAATACGGAGGCGGTCAAGAAGAGATATCAGCGCACGATCGTTAAGCTGGCTGACCTGCTGCAAGCGCAAAGAGAGGGGGAGGAGCAATGGACGAGCGCATCGCTGCTGAAGAAAAAAGGATAA
- a CDS encoding DNA ligase, with the protein MPSGRTATRGLKQTAGSVKLQPVTPFEPVLAAVPPAGSQWTAQIKWDGVRMLSLFDGSHTELINRRGNRRTLQYPELTKPEAYCRAGSVMLDGEIIALSGGKPSFHEVMRRDSLKNEAAIRAVQPQVPVLYMVFDILYCNGLWLLDMPLSQRQQMLNEVLLPHPHVQQVPSYPDPAQLLTAARQGSLEGIVCKDLDSTYAPGGKDKRWQKLKIISDVTAVAGGVTFRDGIVNALLFGLYDDAGKLHYIGHAGAGRMTVQDWRTLTARIPGLVTEQMPFAALPQRSKGSVWIKPELVFKLNFLEWNPSGTFRQPVIQAQVDVPPRSCSLSQREL; encoded by the coding sequence ATGCCTAGCGGCCGGACTGCTACACGCGGGCTGAAACAGACAGCAGGTTCTGTCAAGCTCCAGCCGGTCACCCCGTTTGAGCCAGTGCTGGCAGCCGTTCCTCCGGCCGGAAGCCAGTGGACCGCCCAGATTAAATGGGACGGGGTGCGGATGCTCTCCCTGTTCGATGGAAGCCATACCGAGCTGATTAACCGCCGTGGCAATAGGCGTACCTTACAGTATCCTGAGCTTACGAAGCCGGAAGCGTATTGCCGGGCCGGTTCCGTTATGCTCGATGGGGAGATCATCGCGCTCAGCGGCGGCAAGCCCTCCTTCCATGAGGTGATGCGGCGGGACAGCCTGAAGAATGAAGCGGCCATCCGGGCGGTGCAGCCGCAGGTTCCGGTGCTGTATATGGTGTTCGACATCCTGTACTGCAATGGCTTGTGGCTGCTGGATATGCCTTTGTCACAGCGGCAGCAGATGCTGAACGAGGTCCTGCTGCCCCATCCCCATGTCCAGCAGGTGCCGAGCTATCCAGACCCTGCCCAGCTGCTCACTGCGGCCAGACAAGGGAGTCTGGAGGGCATTGTCTGCAAGGATCTGGACAGCACCTATGCCCCCGGCGGCAAGGACAAGCGCTGGCAGAAGCTGAAGATCATCTCCGATGTCACCGCTGTCGCCGGCGGCGTCACCTTCCGAGACGGTATTGTCAATGCGCTGCTCTTCGGCTTGTATGATGACGCCGGGAAGCTGCATTATATCGGCCACGCCGGAGCGGGCAGAATGACCGTCCAGGACTGGCGCACGCTGACCGCACGGATTCCCGGGCTGGTTACGGAGCAGATGCCGTTCGCAGCGCTCCCGCAGCGCAGCAAAGGCTCCGTCTGGATTAAGCCGGAGCTGGTGTTCAAGCTGAATTTCCTGGAGTGGAACCCCTCCGGCACCTTCCGCCAGCCGGTCATTCAGGCCCAGGTGGATGTGCCGCCCCGGTCCTGTTCGTTGAGCCAGAGGGAATTATAG
- a CDS encoding Ku protein: MHTVWKGAISFGLVHVPVKMFSATEDKDISLRYIHKECGSPLSYVRKCPVCEKEVAWEEIGKGYEYEKGKFVLFDKEELDQLTEESSKSITILDFVDLTEIDPIYFQKTYYLSPDQAGANAYRLLMEAMRQTGKIGIAKISIRSKSSLAAIRVLQDCIAIETIFYPDEVRPVSQVPGLPEPGQVNDKELDMAKLLISQLSTPFEPAKYTDDYRQRMLDLITHKIAGEEFHIAPARQETNVIDLMAALQASIEAVQHIPSDPGPGKAGTGAKPRTAAGSKKRPSKAKAAAAGASADAPAAPVVDEATGPIPVIAPKPKRRSAKSKDA; encoded by the coding sequence GTGCATACCGTTTGGAAAGGGGCCATCAGCTTCGGCCTGGTGCATGTTCCCGTCAAAATGTTCTCCGCTACGGAGGACAAGGACATCTCTCTGCGCTACATCCACAAAGAATGCGGCAGCCCGCTGTCCTATGTGCGTAAATGCCCGGTCTGCGAGAAGGAAGTGGCGTGGGAGGAGATCGGCAAGGGCTACGAATATGAAAAAGGCAAGTTCGTGCTGTTCGATAAGGAGGAGCTGGATCAGCTGACGGAGGAGAGCAGCAAGAGCATCACGATTCTGGATTTCGTGGATCTGACGGAGATCGACCCGATCTACTTCCAAAAGACCTATTACCTCTCCCCCGATCAGGCAGGCGCCAATGCTTACCGTCTGCTGATGGAGGCTATGCGTCAGACCGGCAAGATCGGCATCGCCAAAATCTCCATCCGCTCCAAAAGCAGCCTGGCCGCCATCCGTGTGCTGCAGGATTGTATCGCGATTGAGACGATCTTCTATCCCGATGAGGTCCGTCCGGTCTCGCAGGTCCCGGGCCTGCCGGAGCCGGGCCAGGTGAACGACAAGGAGCTGGACATGGCCAAGCTGCTGATCTCCCAGCTGTCCACCCCGTTCGAGCCGGCTAAATATACCGATGATTACCGCCAGCGGATGCTGGATCTGATTACGCACAAGATTGCCGGAGAAGAGTTCCATATCGCCCCTGCGCGCCAGGAGACCAATGTCATCGATCTAATGGCAGCCCTCCAGGCCAGCATCGAAGCGGTCCAGCATATCCCGTCCGATCCCGGGCCCGGCAAGGCGGGGACTGGCGCGAAGCCGCGGACAGCCGCCGGGTCCAAGAAGCGTCCCTCCAAAGCCAAAGCCGCCGCTGCGGGAGCTTCCGCCGATGCCCCGGCAGCCCCGGTGGTAGACGAGGCGACCGGACCGATTCCGGTGATTGCTCCGAAGCCGAAGCGCCGGAGCGCGAAGAGCAAGGATGCCTAG
- a CDS encoding H-type small acid-soluble spore protein, with amino-acid sequence MDIERAKDIYASKDTIAVHLDGEPVWIEHVDTENGMATVQVGSRPTNTHTVGVERLEEQEKQV; translated from the coding sequence ATGGATATAGAACGTGCGAAGGATATTTATGCCTCCAAAGACACCATTGCAGTGCATCTCGACGGGGAGCCGGTCTGGATCGAGCATGTGGACACCGAAAATGGTATGGCTACCGTTCAGGTCGGCTCACGGCCGACGAATACGCACACCGTTGGTGTGGAGCGGCTGGAGGAGCAAGAGAAGCAAGTTTAG
- a CDS encoding multidrug resistance efflux transporter family protein, producing the protein MRPILLGICSALFFAVTFVLNRRMELAGGSWAWSVSLRYLFTLPLLLAIVAGRGRLKPLLQAMRERPGAWLLWGTVGFGLFYAPICFAAAYAPGWLTAGTWQITIISGSLLAPLFGVWVSSPSGPVYIKGRIPLRGLLLSLIILAGVALLQADHARRLAPAQVLLGVLPIASFAYPLGNRKMMALCGDKLDVFQRILGMTLASLPFWLLLALYGLADTGLPSSSQVGQSVIVALSSGIVATVLFFRATDLVRDSMSGLAAVEATQSLEVLFALLGEILLLHSPLPSLLSWIGIAVIIGGMVLHSLFSRHPEEARAPSAAA; encoded by the coding sequence ATGCGCCCGATATTGCTGGGGATCTGCTCGGCGCTGTTTTTTGCCGTGACCTTTGTGCTGAACCGGAGGATGGAGCTGGCGGGGGGAAGCTGGGCCTGGAGCGTCTCGCTGCGTTACTTGTTTACCCTGCCGCTGTTACTTGCGATCGTAGCCGGACGGGGACGGCTTAAGCCGCTGCTCCAGGCAATGAGAGAACGTCCGGGAGCCTGGCTGCTGTGGGGAACGGTCGGATTCGGCCTGTTCTATGCGCCCATCTGCTTCGCGGCGGCGTATGCGCCGGGCTGGCTGACCGCAGGGACCTGGCAGATTACAATTATCTCCGGCTCGCTGCTGGCTCCTCTATTCGGGGTGTGGGTCAGCAGCCCCTCAGGCCCGGTATACATAAAAGGCAGAATCCCGCTGCGCGGGCTGCTTCTGTCCCTGATTATTCTGGCCGGTGTAGCGCTGCTGCAAGCCGATCATGCCCGCCGCCTGGCTCCGGCGCAGGTGCTGCTGGGCGTCCTCCCGATCGCCTCCTTCGCTTACCCGCTGGGCAACCGCAAGATGATGGCGCTCTGCGGAGACAAGCTGGATGTCTTCCAGCGGATTCTCGGCATGACGCTGGCCAGCCTGCCCTTCTGGCTGCTGCTTGCCCTGTACGGACTGGCAGATACAGGTCTGCCGTCATCCTCGCAGGTGGGCCAGTCGGTGATCGTTGCGCTCAGTTCGGGTATTGTGGCGACGGTGCTCTTTTTCCGGGCTACAGATTTGGTGCGGGACAGCATGAGCGGCCTGGCTGCCGTGGAGGCCACCCAGTCGCTGGAGGTTCTGTTCGCCTTGCTGGGCGAGATTCTGCTGCTTCATTCCCCGCTGCCTTCGCTGCTGTCATGGATAGGGATCGCGGTCATTATTGGCGGAATGGTGCTGCACAGCCTGTTCTCCAGACACCCGGAGGAGGCCCGTGCCCCAAGTGCTGCCGCCTGA
- the tsaE gene encoding tRNA (adenosine(37)-N6)-threonylcarbamoyltransferase complex ATPase subunit type 1 TsaE: protein MTETVFTCRSYSLQDTDALAAAIAAESLPGMVIGLDGDLGAGKTAFSQCYARHLGVEGIVNSPTFTIIKEYQGRLPLYHMDVYRISEQEADELGLEEYFYGQGVSLVEWSSVITGLMPPRHLHIGLKTASPEEREITVTGIGEPYGEVCRRLIQKWGKRDE from the coding sequence ATGACAGAAACGGTGTTTACCTGCCGTTCTTATAGCCTTCAGGATACAGACGCGCTCGCCGCTGCCATTGCTGCCGAGTCATTGCCCGGGATGGTGATCGGCTTGGACGGTGATCTGGGTGCAGGCAAAACGGCGTTCTCGCAGTGTTATGCCCGTCATCTGGGGGTGGAGGGGATTGTGAACAGTCCTACCTTTACAATTATCAAGGAATATCAGGGCCGTCTGCCGCTGTATCATATGGATGTCTACCGGATCTCGGAGCAGGAAGCGGATGAGCTGGGGCTGGAGGAGTATTTCTACGGCCAGGGCGTGAGTCTGGTGGAATGGAGCAGTGTCATTACCGGACTGATGCCGCCGCGGCATCTGCACATCGGGCTGAAGACCGCCAGCCCGGAGGAACGGGAGATTACGGTGACCGGAATCGGAGAACCATACGGCGAAGTGTGCCGCAGGCTGATCCAGAAGTGGGGTAAAAGAGATGAGTAA
- the tsaB gene encoding tRNA (adenosine(37)-N6)-threonylcarbamoyltransferase complex dimerization subunit type 1 TsaB — MSNLNNEPRKRLLALDTSTAVLGVAVTDGSGLLHEINASGERNHSVHLLPIIEQALQAAAVTADKIGGIAVGIGPGSYTGTRIAVTAAKTLAWAWNVPVTGVSSLHALAWGGYHAAAAQREDAVQAGQESAPGTAGPDWIIPLIDARRGQVYTALFAADGDKPPRRLAADAIRLMADWVQELAERLTEAAQEGRMPGSLWFVGETGLHGTAESLAPLTGAGNVRTLPYELEGRWTGFLAEAGVYEASGELHALIPNYTQLSEAEANLRRSSEGSLKTR, encoded by the coding sequence ATGAGTAATTTAAATAATGAGCCGCGCAAGCGGCTTTTGGCGCTGGATACATCAACGGCTGTTCTCGGCGTGGCCGTAACCGATGGCAGCGGGCTGCTGCATGAGATCAATGCTTCAGGCGAGCGGAACCACTCGGTTCACCTGCTGCCCATTATCGAACAGGCGCTGCAGGCTGCGGCTGTCACTGCGGATAAGATCGGCGGAATCGCGGTCGGTATCGGTCCGGGCTCCTATACCGGAACGCGGATCGCTGTCACAGCCGCCAAAACGCTGGCCTGGGCCTGGAATGTGCCGGTAACCGGCGTGTCCAGCCTGCATGCGCTCGCCTGGGGCGGGTATCATGCGGCGGCTGCGCAGCGGGAAGACGCTGTGCAGGCGGGGCAGGAATCTGCGCCCGGGACCGCTGGACCGGACTGGATTATCCCGCTGATCGATGCCCGGCGGGGGCAGGTGTACACGGCGTTATTCGCAGCGGACGGGGACAAGCCTCCCCGGCGGCTCGCGGCAGACGCTATCCGGCTGATGGCGGACTGGGTGCAGGAGCTGGCAGAGCGGCTAACAGAAGCTGCACAAGAAGGCAGAATGCCGGGCAGCCTGTGGTTTGTAGGCGAGACGGGACTGCACGGAACAGCGGAATCGCTGGCTCCGCTTACCGGAGCGGGCAATGTGCGGACGCTTCCGTATGAGCTGGAAGGCCGCTGGACCGGCTTCCTGGCGGAAGCAGGGGTCTATGAGGCGAGCGGAGAGCTTCATGCGCTGATCCCCAACTATACGCAGCTCTCGGAAGCGGAGGCTAATCTGCGGCGGAGCAGCGAAGGGAGCCTGAAGACAAGATGA
- the rimI gene encoding ribosomal protein S18-alanine N-acetyltransferase yields MIEPEAGRVQEDELVFRLMRLEDIPDILVIEREAFTMPWTEDAFRNELTHNHFAKYMVMELAGQIIGYAGMWAIVDEAHVTNIALLEAYRGRKWGERLLDELMRTAAYLGMQSITLEVRVSNEVAQNLYRKKGFRPAGTRKGYYSDNREDALIMWANLPEYGEQAVTEGSVDLK; encoded by the coding sequence ATGATAGAACCGGAAGCAGGAAGGGTTCAGGAGGATGAGCTTGTTTTTCGGCTGATGCGGCTGGAGGATATCCCCGACATTCTTGTCATTGAACGGGAGGCCTTCACCATGCCGTGGACCGAGGATGCCTTCCGCAACGAGCTGACGCATAATCATTTCGCCAAATATATGGTGATGGAGCTGGCCGGGCAGATTATCGGCTATGCGGGGATGTGGGCGATTGTTGACGAGGCGCATGTGACCAACATTGCGCTGCTGGAGGCGTACCGGGGACGGAAATGGGGCGAGCGGCTGCTGGACGAGCTGATGAGAACGGCGGCTTATCTCGGGATGCAGTCCATTACGCTGGAGGTGCGGGTCTCCAATGAGGTGGCCCAGAATCTGTACCGCAAAAAAGGCTTCCGCCCCGCCGGCACCCGCAAGGGGTATTATTCGGACAACCGCGAGGATGCGCTCATCATGTGGGCCAATCTGCCGGAGTACGGGGAGCAAGCTGTAACGGAAGGAAGCGTGGACTTGAAATGA